The Nonlabens spongiae genome contains a region encoding:
- a CDS encoding WD40/YVTN/BNR-like repeat-containing protein, which produces MKIKLTLIGFLICFGAIQAQRLDLDLVKELNPRNIGPAGMSGRVTSIDVVENHTNIMYAGTASGGLWKSTNAGTTWGPIFDNEVTASIGAVAVQQSNPSVVWVGTGEGNPRNSLNGGYGIYKSLDGGKTWKSMGLEKTRHIHRVVIDPTNPDVVYAAAIGSPWGEHPERGVFKTTDGGKSWKKVLYTNEKSGAADLIMDPSNPNKLIAAMWEHKRDPWFFKSGGEGSGLYITYDGGDNWKKLTDKEGMPKGELGRIGVAIAPSDPNIVYALVEAKKNALYKSTDGGENWKKINDKSDIGNRPFYYSEIYVDSQNENRVYSVFTYVNVSEDGGKNFDQLMPAYGVDNGVHPDHHAWYIHPKDGSFMIDGNDGGMNITYDRGKSWRFIGNLPVAQFYHINVDMETPYNVYGGMQDNGSWRGPAYVWRSQGIRNSYWQEISFGDGFDVVPDPDNSRYGYSMSQQGYVSRYDWQTGNNYSVRPTHPDPEVDLRFNWNAAINIDPFDNSTLYFGSQFVHKSTDKGLTWKVISPDLTTNDPEKQKQSESGGLTMDATGAENHTTILVIEPSAVERDVLYVGTDDGRVHVTKDGGANWIDIASGLKGLPTGSWIAQIKASKTKKGHALLIANDYRRFNYEPYAYRTTNYGQSWTRIVDADDTESYALSIIEHPEQNNLMFLGTDDGLYVSIDAGDNWTKYTNGFPTVSVKDLVIHPREDDLVIGTFGRAAWVLDDLEPLKQMAGDYSAFARSLSGAEGKAKRSRKKRKSAHREPQGSEDTATVAEQPIYLFEPPTAYFARYQQPTGSRFGADAMYQGENRGSRGRFRYFFDPDAYKTKGGKGIGSDNKSKEDKEDGSLSGAEAKPDSLFLKIYDGDKLIRTMSSKVPKEKGVHSWGWYLREKGAKRPRRGVDESKREPTGVSVLPGTYKVVLEYGDLTSETMIKVQEDPRIDEFSIANRRAMRAEQKKLEALNEEVYELTQALAEGKKNAELFKRIMKDADEEKFKAQIKRTDSVLKELKLEQNKYFGTPDDRQGITRNPEKTIMQHIGLASSYIGSRQGAQTPTEGQLLDQAQTLANKTMMETRKWMEEVWKPYVADMKALEVSLWD; this is translated from the coding sequence ATGAAAATCAAACTTACTTTAATCGGGTTCTTGATCTGTTTTGGAGCGATCCAAGCACAAAGATTAGATTTGGATCTGGTCAAAGAACTTAATCCCAGAAATATAGGTCCAGCAGGTATGTCGGGTCGTGTCACCTCCATCGATGTGGTGGAAAATCACACAAACATCATGTATGCCGGGACGGCGAGCGGTGGTTTATGGAAATCTACTAATGCTGGCACCACTTGGGGCCCCATTTTTGACAATGAGGTGACCGCTTCAATAGGTGCAGTAGCAGTGCAACAATCTAACCCTAGCGTGGTCTGGGTGGGAACGGGTGAAGGAAACCCTCGTAATTCTCTCAACGGTGGTTACGGCATTTACAAATCCCTCGATGGTGGGAAAACCTGGAAGTCTATGGGACTTGAAAAAACCAGACATATCCACCGCGTGGTGATCGATCCCACAAATCCAGATGTGGTTTATGCTGCTGCGATAGGATCACCTTGGGGAGAACATCCAGAGCGCGGTGTCTTCAAAACTACAGATGGTGGAAAGTCTTGGAAAAAAGTCCTTTATACAAACGAAAAATCAGGTGCCGCTGATCTGATCATGGATCCAAGCAATCCCAACAAACTAATTGCTGCCATGTGGGAACACAAGCGCGATCCGTGGTTCTTTAAATCGGGTGGAGAAGGTTCTGGACTCTATATCACTTACGACGGTGGTGATAACTGGAAAAAACTGACCGACAAAGAAGGAATGCCCAAAGGCGAATTGGGTCGGATAGGAGTGGCGATTGCGCCCAGCGATCCGAATATTGTTTACGCTCTTGTAGAAGCAAAAAAAAATGCTCTTTATAAGTCTACTGATGGTGGAGAAAACTGGAAAAAGATCAACGATAAAAGCGATATAGGAAACAGACCTTTTTACTACTCTGAGATCTATGTAGATTCACAGAATGAAAACCGAGTATACAGCGTTTTCACTTACGTAAATGTTTCTGAAGACGGCGGGAAAAATTTCGATCAGCTTATGCCGGCTTACGGTGTAGACAATGGTGTTCATCCAGACCACCATGCCTGGTACATCCACCCAAAAGATGGTTCTTTCATGATCGACGGGAATGATGGTGGAATGAATATTACTTACGATCGTGGTAAGTCGTGGAGATTCATCGGGAATCTTCCTGTGGCGCAGTTTTACCACATTAATGTAGATATGGAAACACCATATAATGTGTATGGTGGAATGCAGGATAATGGGAGCTGGAGAGGACCAGCTTACGTCTGGAGATCGCAGGGAATCAGGAATTCCTACTGGCAGGAGATCAGCTTTGGGGATGGTTTTGATGTCGTTCCAGATCCTGACAACAGCCGTTATGGTTACAGCATGAGCCAGCAGGGTTATGTAAGTCGCTACGATTGGCAAACGGGAAATAATTATAGTGTACGACCCACGCATCCAGATCCCGAAGTTGACTTGAGATTCAACTGGAACGCTGCGATTAATATTGATCCCTTTGACAACTCAACCTTGTACTTCGGGAGTCAGTTTGTGCATAAATCCACTGATAAAGGTTTAACTTGGAAAGTGATCTCTCCAGATCTCACCACAAACGATCCGGAAAAGCAAAAACAAAGTGAGAGCGGAGGACTTACTATGGACGCAACAGGAGCAGAGAATCACACCACCATCCTGGTCATAGAGCCCAGCGCGGTAGAACGTGACGTATTATATGTAGGAACAGATGATGGTCGCGTGCATGTAACTAAAGATGGCGGTGCTAACTGGATAGATATCGCTTCTGGATTGAAAGGGCTTCCAACAGGCAGCTGGATCGCACAAATCAAGGCTAGCAAGACAAAAAAAGGCCATGCGCTACTTATTGCAAATGATTACCGCCGTTTCAACTATGAGCCTTACGCTTACCGAACTACTAATTATGGACAGAGTTGGACCAGAATCGTGGATGCCGACGACACAGAAAGTTATGCATTAAGCATTATTGAGCACCCAGAGCAGAACAATTTGATGTTTTTAGGAACTGACGACGGGCTCTACGTGAGTATCGATGCTGGTGATAACTGGACAAAATACACAAACGGTTTCCCTACTGTGAGTGTGAAAGATCTTGTCATTCACCCGCGCGAGGACGATTTGGTGATTGGAACATTCGGTCGTGCAGCATGGGTGCTGGATGATTTGGAACCTTTAAAACAAATGGCTGGAGATTATTCCGCTTTCGCGCGGTCCCTGAGCGGAGCCGAAGGGAAAGCGAAAAGGAGTAGAAAGAAAAGAAAAAGTGCCCATCGAGAGCCTCAGGGCTCGGAGGATACAGCAACCGTTGCAGAGCAGCCCATATACCTGTTTGAGCCACCTACAGCTTATTTTGCCCGTTACCAGCAGCCCACGGGAAGCCGTTTTGGCGCTGATGCGATGTATCAAGGCGAGAATAGGGGAAGTAGAGGAAGGTTCAGATATTTCTTTGATCCAGATGCGTACAAAACAAAAGGTGGAAAGGGAATAGGATCTGACAATAAGAGCAAAGAAGATAAGGAAGACGGGTCGCTGAGCGGAGCCGAAGCGAAGCCCGATTCACTTTTCCTTAAAATCTATGATGGCGATAAGCTCATCAGAACAATGAGCAGTAAAGTGCCAAAAGAAAAAGGGGTGCACTCGTGGGGATGGTACCTGAGAGAAAAAGGAGCAAAGCGTCCGAGAAGAGGCGTAGATGAAAGCAAGAGAGAACCGACTGGAGTCAGCGTTTTGCCAGGAACTTACAAAGTTGTTCTAGAATATGGAGATTTGACCAGTGAGACGATGATAAAGGTTCAGGAAGATCCACGCATCGATGAGTTTTCTATCGCCAATAGACGTGCCATGCGAGCGGAACAGAAAAAACTGGAAGCGCTCAATGAGGAAGTCTATGAACTGACCCAAGCACTGGCAGAAGGCAAAAAAAACGCTGAGCTTTTCAAGAGAATAATGAAAGATGCCGATGAAGAGAAATTCAAAGCTCAGATCAAACGAACTGATAGTGTTCTCAAAGAACTGAAGCTGGAGCAGAACAAATACTTTGGCACGCCAGATGACCGTCAAGGAATTACACGTAATCCTGAAAAGACCATTATGCAACATATAGGACTTGCCAGTTCCTACATAGGTAGCCGTCAGGGCGCACAAACACCTACCGAAGGACAGCTACTGGATCAAGCACAAACCTTGGCAAACAAAACCATGATGGAAACCAGAAAATGGATGGAGGAAGTCTGGAAACCCTACGTAGCGGATATGAAGGCGCTGGAAGTAAGCCTGTGGGACTGA
- a CDS encoding GreA/GreB family elongation factor produces the protein MSRGFVKEEDQEEVPMVPPRADLPEGVTNYVTQTGMSELLQEQEDLIKERDSSEIKDEKEKRIQTNFINAKLGLLKTRIASAQVIDLSKQPKDEVRFGASLKLKIGDQSKPQQFQIVGVDEADIAKGKISFISPIAKLLTNKKVGDKVILELKPKNRVFEILEIEYDS, from the coding sequence ATGAGCAGAGGTTTTGTAAAAGAGGAAGATCAGGAAGAAGTACCTATGGTACCACCCAGGGCAGATCTGCCAGAGGGTGTTACAAATTATGTCACTCAAACCGGAATGAGTGAATTGCTCCAAGAGCAAGAAGATCTCATCAAGGAACGTGATAGTTCAGAAATTAAAGATGAGAAAGAGAAGAGAATTCAAACCAACTTTATTAACGCAAAACTGGGTCTGCTCAAGACAAGAATCGCGTCTGCTCAAGTTATTGATTTGAGTAAACAACCTAAAGACGAAGTACGTTTCGGAGCTTCCCTAAAATTAAAAATTGGGGATCAATCCAAACCTCAACAATTTCAAATTGTAGGCGTAGATGAAGCCGATATCGCCAAGGGGAAAATATCTTTTATCTCTCCTATCGCAAAACTGCTTACCAATAAAAAAGTCGGTGATAAAGTAATCTTGGAACTGAAGCCTAAGAATCGGGTATTTGAGATTTTGGAGATTGAATACGATTCCTAA
- a CDS encoding septal ring lytic transglycosylase RlpA family protein produces the protein MSKKFFTLLIASIFSILTFAQVQTGKASFYADKFEGRRTASGVKYRHDKATAAHRTLPFGTKLRVTNLANNRSQIVTVNDRGPFVRGRIIDVSKSIAQKLNFVGQGVTDVVIEVVGDSQTPVADNGTDTGDYQEEDDIDTYEQTPAEFYNIDINRADPAGFGVQIGSFQELANLMRLADNLEKSYGSKMTAQVKTVQGIKVYTLIIGNFDQRQQAERFKERIERQYPGSFIVEYAKFENVTGR, from the coding sequence ATGTCAAAGAAATTTTTCACGCTACTTATTGCAAGTATTTTTTCAATCTTAACCTTTGCCCAAGTACAAACCGGTAAAGCATCTTTTTATGCCGATAAATTTGAAGGTCGCAGAACCGCGAGCGGTGTAAAATATAGACATGATAAAGCTACTGCGGCACACAGAACTTTACCTTTTGGCACCAAGCTTAGAGTGACCAATCTTGCCAATAACCGCAGCCAGATTGTAACGGTAAACGACCGTGGACCTTTTGTAAGAGGGCGCATCATCGATGTATCTAAGTCCATTGCGCAGAAATTGAATTTTGTAGGTCAGGGTGTTACTGACGTCGTCATTGAAGTAGTAGGAGACTCACAGACACCAGTTGCTGATAACGGAACTGACACAGGTGACTATCAAGAAGAGGATGACATAGACACCTATGAACAAACCCCAGCCGAATTCTATAATATCGATATCAATCGCGCAGATCCCGCTGGATTTGGTGTTCAAATTGGCAGCTTTCAAGAACTGGCAAACCTTATGAGGCTGGCGGATAATCTTGAGAAAAGCTACGGCAGCAAAATGACCGCTCAAGTAAAAACCGTACAAGGCATAAAAGTGTATACCTTGATCATCGGTAATTTTGACCAACGCCAGCAAGCTGAACGTTTTAAAGAACGCATCGAGCGACAATATCCTGGTTCTTTTATCGTGGAGTACGCTAAGTTTGAGAATGTGACGGGTCGGTGA